From the genome of candidate division TA06 bacterium, one region includes:
- a CDS encoding ISNCY family transposase yields the protein MPYFRKHRTFKKLNTGRNSTPIETYLRMMYLKHRYQLGYDTLVKEVSDSFKWRRFCRVSLSSKVPDDTTLVKLTNLYGPELAKEINQELVKKLTEKKIIRGKKLRADCKAVEANIHFPTDSSLLGDGVKVINRLVKRLKESGVGAKIKFIEHTRVIKKSLRRLTKFKKLGEDKTKELCRIVIRHTRRTIKRAKAMSKAASRALRNGQVKKTMKAAVGRANQRLKTFVKVTEKLLGQSQEVLKGNHHLPNRRISVFNSKAKPIVTGKQSKKTTFGNKALVAEVEQGIVSQCQVLSGNPSETSLPKGLLKTHQETFGHVPKELATDRGLSSAKNERLAIKMGVKRVSLPARGKRSRKRKEYEQQHWFKRLQKFRAGSEGRLSYLARCFGFDRCLLTGDNGMENWTGWGVVAHNLKKTSILMRAMG from the coding sequence ATGCCGTATTTCAGGAAACACCGGACATTTAAGAAACTGAACACCGGGCGGAACAGCACGCCGATAGAAACATATCTTCGGATGATGTATCTCAAACACCGCTATCAGCTTGGATACGACACCTTAGTGAAGGAGGTGTCCGACAGTTTCAAATGGCGGCGGTTTTGCCGCGTGTCATTAAGCAGCAAGGTTCCCGATGATACGACTTTGGTCAAGCTGACTAATTTGTACGGTCCGGAATTAGCCAAAGAGATCAACCAGGAACTGGTCAAGAAACTCACCGAGAAAAAGATCATCCGGGGCAAAAAGCTGAGGGCCGACTGCAAAGCGGTCGAAGCTAACATCCACTTTCCCACAGACAGCAGCCTGTTGGGAGATGGAGTGAAAGTAATCAACCGATTGGTCAAACGGCTAAAAGAGAGCGGTGTCGGCGCTAAAATCAAATTCATTGAGCACACCAGGGTAATCAAAAAGTCGCTGCGACGGCTGACCAAATTCAAAAAGCTCGGCGAGGACAAAACCAAAGAATTATGCCGGATAGTCATTCGGCATACTCGACGCACTATAAAACGCGCCAAGGCGATGAGCAAAGCCGCCAGCCGAGCATTACGGAACGGCCAGGTTAAAAAAACAATGAAGGCCGCTGTCGGCCGCGCCAACCAACGATTGAAGACATTTGTCAAGGTGACGGAAAAGCTATTGGGGCAATCGCAAGAGGTGTTGAAAGGCAACCACCACTTGCCGAATCGCCGGATCAGCGTTTTCAATTCCAAGGCCAAGCCAATAGTTACCGGCAAGCAATCCAAGAAAACCACTTTTGGAAACAAGGCGCTGGTGGCCGAGGTCGAACAAGGGATCGTCAGTCAATGCCAGGTGCTTTCCGGCAATCCGTCAGAAACATCATTGCCTAAAGGTTTGCTCAAAACTCATCAGGAAACGTTTGGACATGTACCTAAAGAGCTTGCCACTGATCGGGGTCTGAGTTCGGCAAAAAACGAGCGGCTGGCGATTAAAATGGGCGTTAAAAGAGTATCGCTGCCGGCCCGTGGTAAACGAAGTAGGAAACGAAAGGAATACGAACAACAACATTGGTTTAAAAGGTTGCAGAAGTTCCGGGCCGGATCTGAGGGACGCCTCAGCTATTTGGCCCGTTGCTTTGGCTTTGATCGTTGTCTGCTTACCGGGGACAACGGCATGGAGAACTGGACCGGCTGGGGTGTCGTAGCCCACAATTTGAAGAAAACCAGCATATTGATGAGGGCGATGGGATAA